Genomic window (Candidatus Nitrosocosmicus franklandus):
CCTTTTTCTTGACCGCATCAAAATCTACATCTCCACATAGTTTTCCTTTTACCCTATTCGTTCCTACATCAATTATTGTCGCACCCTCCTTTATCATGTCTGCTGTTAGTATGAATGAATCTCGTTTTCCAACTGCTGTGATAACGATATCAGAGCTCTTAGAGAATTGAGCAATATCACTGGTGTGAGTATGAGCTATAGTAACAGTAGCATTTTTTTCAAGTAACAAGCTTACTAACGGCTTTCCAACAAGATTACTACGATTGATGACGAGTACGTTTGAGCCATCTATAGGGATATCGTAAAAGTGAAATAACTTCATAATCCCTAGAGGAGTACAAGGTATTAATCTCGCTTTGTTGTTTACTAATAACCCTGCGTTGATATACGTCAAGCCATCTACATCTTTGCGGGGGTCGATTTTGTTAATGATCCTGTGCTTATCCAAATGTGCAGGCAATGGTAATTGCAGTAATATTCCATGGACCAAACGATCAGAATTTAGATCCTCTATTAATTTAATAAGATCGTTTTCAGAAGTATTACTATCTAATCGGTAATCAAGTGTCTTTATTCCTATTGAATTAGCTGCTTTTTGTTTATTGTTGACATATACTATTGATGGAGGATCTTCACCAGTTAATATCGTGGCCAAACATGGAATTACATCCGCTTTGCGTAATTTATCAATCTCAGTTTTGAGATTTTCTTTAACATGTTGTGAAACTGTTATTCCATCAATAATTTTTGCAGTCAATATTTAGATATTTAAAAAATAAATATAATTTTAATATTGTTACTTACTTCTCCAATAGATGGTCATCTTAAACCGTTTTAATAAACAAAAAATTTGTTGTAAAGTAAAAATCTATTTTATTCTATTCTTACTTTTGATTTGAGGGATTGAAGGGGATTTAAGTTTGGTGATTGCAACTTCTGCAGCTTTTTTACCAGATAATAACATTGATCCAAATGTAGGACCCATTCTTGGTAATCCATAGGTTTCAGTTACTGACATGCCAGCTACAATCAAGCCTGGGAAAACCTCTCCTGTTGAATGT
Coding sequences:
- a CDS encoding bifunctional 5,10-methylenetetrahydrofolate dehydrogenase/5,10-methenyltetrahydrofolate cyclohydrolase, yielding MTAKIIDGITVSQHVKENLKTEIDKLRKADVIPCLATILTGEDPPSIVYVNNKQKAANSIGIKTLDYRLDSNTSENDLIKLIEDLNSDRLVHGILLQLPLPAHLDKHRIINKIDPRKDVDGLTYINAGLLVNNKARLIPCTPLGIMKLFHFYDIPIDGSNVLVINRSNLVGKPLVSLLLEKNATVTIAHTHTSDIAQFSKSSDIVITAVGKRDSFILTADMIKEGATIIDVGTNRVKGKLCGDVDFDAVKKKAGYITPVPGGVGPMTICMLLNNTVEAAKFND